In a single window of the Gadus chalcogrammus isolate NIFS_2021 chromosome 20, NIFS_Gcha_1.0, whole genome shotgun sequence genome:
- the LOC130373834 gene encoding zinc finger protein 665-like: MLPVRQKTWKRIFVGTKLSLKSMQPHFKSEEDCDAFGDRSTERGATSEILGVDAPGSSHMSSRSEELKILSVYGKGEGPLAEDGHDTLFTASEVEALNSLPADHSAAKSLERGERLVCHEELRVQQQTPDTISIKVEEDIGGGLPAVEDCDAFGDRSTERGATSEILGVDAPGSSHMSSRSEELKILSVYGKGEGPLAEDGHDTLFTASEVEALNSLPADHSAATSLERGERLVCHEELRVQQQTPDTISIKVEEDIGGGLPAVEDCDAFGDRSTQCGATSEILGVDAPGSSHMSSHSEELLQQTPDTISIKVEEDIGGGFPALEDNDIRDCSTQRSATSESLRVDAPGSSHTSSHSGELRILSVYGQGEGPLAVAGHDTLFAASELEALSSPSADHIVTKSLNCSVRLVRLEELTGHQGGRKNRPGDLCGKVIPNDANMIVHMRTHSGVKPYKCDQCTKRFSLKCRLKRHIRTHSGEKPYKCDQCMKCFSLGSTLKRHMSTHSGEKPYKCDQCTKSFCRIDYLKIHMRTHSGVKPYKCDQCTKSFCQKEYLKFHMSTHTGEKPYKCDQCTKCFIQSSALKIHMRTHSGEKPYKCDQCMKCFSLGCSLKFHMLTHSGEKPYKCDHCPKCFIQSSALKCHMRRTHSGEKPYRCDQCTKCFIQSSSLKCHMRTHSGEKPYRCDQCTKCFIQSSTLKRHMRTHSGEKPYRCDQCKQRFGRVCNLKIHMRTHSGVSGEKPYKCDQCMKGFSQTSNLKIHMRTHTGEKPYKCDQCKKCFSQKDTLKIHLRTHSRGRPCVCLQCDASYSDPSNLRVHMLKHTLARGSGTL; the protein is encoded by the exons atgttgcctgTCAGACAGAAAACCTGGAAACGCATATTTGTAGGCACAAAGCTGTCCTTAAAGTCTATgcagccccattttaaaagtgaag aagactgcgatgcctttggagaccgtagcactgagcgcggcgccacctcagagattcttggtgtggacgcccctggctcctcccacatgtccagtcgcagcgaggagctgaagattctgagcgtctacggaaaaggggagggtcCACTGGCggaggacggccatgacaccctcttcaccgcgtcagaagtggaggccctgaactcgctgcctgcggaccacagcgcggccaagagcctggagcgcggcgagcggctggtctgccacgaggagctgcgtgtgcag cagcagactccagacaccatttcaatcaaggttgaagaggatattggtggaggcttgcccgccgtag aagactgcgatgcctttggagaccgtagcactgagcgcggcgccacctcagagattcttggtgtggacgcccctggctcctcccacatgtccagtcgcagcgaggagctgaagattctgagcgtctacggaaaaggggagggtcCACTGGCggaggacggccatgacaccctcttcaccgcgtcagaagtggaggccctgaactcgctgcctgcggaccacagcgcggccacgagcctggagcgcggcgagcggctggtctgccacgaggagctgcgtgtgcag cagcagactccagacaccatttcaatcaaggttgaagaggatattggtggaggcttgcccgccgtag aagactgcgatgccttcggagaccgtagcactcagtgtggcgccacctcagagattctgggtgtggacgcccctggctcctcccacatgtccagtcacagcgaggaactgctg cagcagaccccagacaccatttcaatcaaggttgaagaggatattggtggaggcttcCCCGCCCTAG aagacaatgacatcagagactgcagcacgcagcgcagcgccacctcggagagtctgcgtgtggacgcccctggctcctcccacacgtcaagtcacagcggggagctgcgcatcctgagcgtctacggacaaggggagggccctctggcggtggccggccatgacaccctctttgccgcgtcagaactggaggccttgagctcgccGTCCGCAGACCACATCGTGACCAAGAGCCTGAATTGCAGCGTGAGGctcgtccgccttgaggagctgactgggcatcagggcggccGCAAGAACCGGCCCGGTGActtgtgtggaaaggttatTCCCAACGATGCCAATATGATCGTCCACATGAGGACCCACTCCGGggtgaagccctacaagtgtgaccaatgcacgaagcggtTCAGTCTGAAATGCCGGCTGAAGCGCCACATtaggactcactccggcgagaagccctacaagtgtgaccaatgcatgaagtgcttcagtcttgGCTCCACCCTGAAGCGCCACATGTcgactcactccggcgagaagccctacaagtgtgaccaatgtaCGAAGTCTTTCTGTCGGATAGActacctgaagatccacatgaggactcactccggggtgaagccctacaagtgtgaccaatgcacgaagtctTTCTGTCAGAAAGAGTACCTGAAGTTCCACATGTCGACTCACACCggtgagaagccctacaagtgtgaccaatgcacgaagtgttTCATTCAAAGCTCcgccctgaagatccacatgaggactcactccggcgagaagccctacaagtgtgaccaatgcatgaagtgcttcagtcttgGCTGCAGCCTGAAGTTCCACATGTtgactcactccggcgagaagccctacaagtgtgaccattgCCCGAAGTGTTTCATTCAAAGCTCCGCCCTGAAGTGCCACATGAGAagaactcactccggcgagaagccctacaggtgtgaccaatgcacgaagtgttTCATTCAAAGCTCCTCCCTGAAGTgccacatgagaactcactccggcgagaagccctacaggtgtgaccaatgcacgaagtgttTCATTCAAAGCTCCACCCTGAAGCgccacatgagaactcactccggcgagaagccctacaggtgtgaccaatgcaaaCAGCGCTTCGGTCGTGTTTGCAACCTGAAGATCCatatgaggactcactccggggtctccggcgagaagccatacaagtgtgaccaatgcatgaagggCTTCAGTCAGACAagcaacctgaagatccacatgagaactcacaccggcgagaagccctacaagtgtgaccaatgcaagaagtgcttcagtcagaaagacaccctgaagatccacctgaggactcactcccGGGGGAGgccctgcgtgtgtctgcagtgcgatgccagctacagcgacccaagcaatttgcgtgtgcacatgctcaagcacacttTGGCACGGGGCAGCGGGACGCTTTGA